AGCGGATGCCGGCCCGATTCCGGGACGGTAGGCGTTGCGGAACAGGCTCCAAACACCGCGGGTGGGTAACCTCATAGGAGGGAACCCGCCCGCGGTTGTTTTTTGCCGCCTGCCCCGCCCTTTTTGACAGCACCGATTTAGACAGGAAGCGCATGCCAACCCGACGCCCCAAGGTGCCCCGGCCCGCGGCCCCAGCGAACCCGGACAGGGTAAAAGCCAGCGGAGGCAACGCGTCGAAACCGGTGACGGCGAAGCCGGCCGCCTCGAAGGCTGCGGCCCCCAGGGCTGCCGCCTCGAAGGCTGCGGCTAAGCAGCCGGCTGCCCCCAAGGCTGCGGTCAAGAAACCATCGGCCCCGAAGGCTGCCGCCCCGAAGACTGCAGCAGCCCCGAAGGCTGCCGCAAAGCAGCCGGCACCCCGGAAAACCGAAGCTTCGAAGGCCGGCGCCCGGCCGGGGAACCAGCGCTTCGGGAAGTTGTCGGCATCGGACGCCCGCGCAGCAGTGCGCTCCCAGCTTTCCGGCGCGATCCGCCGCAAGTCCGATCCTGCACCCGAAGCCAAAGCCCCCGCAGCTGTGCCGGAGGTGGAAGAGCCCGATGAGCTGCGTCCCGTACCAGCTAAGGCGTTCTCCGGACGGTTGCTGGTCCTGGCAATGGTGATGGTGGCCATCACCGTCCTGCTCGCACCGTCGGTACGGACGTACCTCCAGCAGCGCTCGGAGATCGCCGTGATGAAGTCGGAGATTGCCGAGGCTCAAGCAACACAGGCCGAATTGGAAGTCCAGCTTGGCCGCTGGGAAGACCCTGCCTACATCAAGCAGCAGGCGCGGGACCGAATTTTCCTGGTGATGCCGGGGGAGAAACGGTACCTGGTCAAGGGCGAAAACGGTGTGGAACAAGCAGAGGAGCTTGCTGCCGAAGAGGAGCCCGAAGACCTGCAGTGGGTCGATTCGCTGTGGGACTCGGTCAAGAAATCCGCCACGGCACAGTAATCTGGAGGCTGATAGAAGAAGCAGCCCGGGGCCCTCGCCGGCCCCCACGGAAGGAACCTCCTGCATGACCCAGGACCAGCTCGCCCCCACCCAGGAAGACCTGGAAACCCTGAGCCGGCAGCTTGGCCGCCCGGTGCGCGACGTCGTCGAAATCGGCGCACGCTGCGTGTGTGGCAACCCTCTGGTAGCCACCACGGCCCCCCGGCTGAGCAACGGCATCCCGTTCCCCACCACCTATTACCTGACGCATCCGGTCATCACGGCTGCCGTATCCCGGCTGGAAGCCGCCGGCCTGATGACCGATATGAGCCGCCGGCTGGAGGAAGACCCGGAGCTGGCGCAGCGGTACCGCAGCGCCCATGAACACTACCTCCGGGTCCGTGACGAGATCGGGGAGCGCACCGGCACCGGCCCGGTACCGGAAATCGACGGTGTCTCCGCCGGCGGGATGCCCAACCGCGTGAAGTGCCTGCACGTGCTGGTGGGCCACTCCCTGGCCGCCGGCCCCGGTGTGAATCCGCTGGGCGACGAAGCGCTGGCCGCTATTGAACAATGGTGGACAACCGACCGCTGCTACTGCGAAGGTGCTTGGGACACTGCGGCTCCCGCTCCGGCGCGTGACCTTAGCCGCCACACGAAGACGCAGGGCCTCAGCCCGGAAGAGCTCGAGAGCAAGAAGGCTGCACGCCGGCAGGCAACGGATGCCGCAATGAACGAGGGGGAACTGTGACAGGCCAGGAAGATCGCCGCGCGGAAAGCGTGCGGGTTGCAGCCATCGACTGCGGCACCAACTCCATCCGCCTCCTCATCGCGGACATCAGCCGGGACAACGGCGGCGCAGCCCAGCTCACCGACGTCGTACGCCTGATGCGGGTGAACCGGCTGGGACAGGGAGTGGACGCCACCGGACGGCTGGCCCCGGAAGCGCTGGAACGCACCTTTGCCGCGGCTGATGAGTATGCCGCCCTGATCCGTGAGCATGGTGCCTCCCGTATCCGGTTCGTGGCCACCTCCGCCAGCCGTGACGCCGAGAACCGGCAGGAATTCGTAGACGGAATCCGCGAACGCCTTGGCGTTGAACCCGAAGTGATCAGCGGAGACGAGGAAGCGGCGCTTTCCTTCGCCGGCGC
This genomic stretch from Arthrobacter sp. zg-Y1110 harbors:
- a CDS encoding septum formation initiator family protein — translated: MPTRRPKVPRPAAPANPDRVKASGGNASKPVTAKPAASKAAAPRAAASKAAAKQPAAPKAAVKKPSAPKAAAPKTAAAPKAAAKQPAPRKTEASKAGARPGNQRFGKLSASDARAAVRSQLSGAIRRKSDPAPEAKAPAAVPEVEEPDELRPVPAKAFSGRLLVLAMVMVAITVLLAPSVRTYLQQRSEIAVMKSEIAEAQATQAELEVQLGRWEDPAYIKQQARDRIFLVMPGEKRYLVKGENGVEQAEELAAEEEPEDLQWVDSLWDSVKKSATAQ
- a CDS encoding DUF501 domain-containing protein, coding for MTQDQLAPTQEDLETLSRQLGRPVRDVVEIGARCVCGNPLVATTAPRLSNGIPFPTTYYLTHPVITAAVSRLEAAGLMTDMSRRLEEDPELAQRYRSAHEHYLRVRDEIGERTGTGPVPEIDGVSAGGMPNRVKCLHVLVGHSLAAGPGVNPLGDEALAAIEQWWTTDRCYCEGAWDTAAPAPARDLSRHTKTQGLSPEELESKKAARRQATDAAMNEGEL